The Apostichopus japonicus isolate 1M-3 chromosome 6, ASM3797524v1, whole genome shotgun sequence genome contains a region encoding:
- the LOC139969148 gene encoding uncharacterized protein isoform X3: protein MGTQIPLRLFLLSSCICLLPFGLGLPYPTVAQFRCDENHTVPQFFRCDGMADCVNGEDEENCGLPYPTVAQFRCDENHTVPQFFRCDGMADCVNGEDEENCGLPCRTMAYFRCDENINLPQLFRCDGVADCVNGEDEENCESTVPITDQTTDDDSSIQPEYSSLAGTTGSGEAGFKLRIF, encoded by the exons ATGGGAACGCAGATTCCATTACGTTTGTTTCTGCTGTCCAGTTGCATCTGTTTGTTACCGTTTGGGTTAG GTCTACCTTATCCGACGGTGGCTCAATTTCGTTGTGACGAAAATCACACTGTTCCACAATTTTTCCGATGTGACGGCATGGCCGACTGTGTTAACGGCGAAGACGAAGAAAATTGTG GTCTTCCATATCCGACGGTGGCTCAATTTCGCTGTGACGAAAATCACACTGTTCCACAATTTTTCCGATGTGACGGCATGGCCGACTGTGTTAACGGCGAAGACGAAGAAAATTGTG GTCTGCCATGTCGGACGATGGCTTATTTTCGTTGTGACGAAAATATCAATCTTCCACAATTATTCCGATGTGACGGCGTGGCCGACTGTGTTAACGGCGAAGACGAAGAAAATTGTG AATCAACTGTACCGATAACAGATCAGACAACCGACGATGACAGTTCAATCCAACCGGAGTATAGCAGTTTAGCAGGTACGACAGGTAGTGGGGAAGCAGGTTTCAAACTCCGCATATTTTGA
- the LOC139969148 gene encoding uncharacterized protein isoform X1: MGTQIPLRLFLLSSCICLLPFGLGLPYPTVAQFRCDENHTVPQFFRCDGMADCVNGEDEENCGLPYPTVAQFRCDENHTVPQFFRCDGMADCVNGEDEENCGLPYPTVAQFRCDENITVPQSFRCDGTADCVNGEDEENCGLPCRTMAYFRCDENINLPQLFRCDGVADCVNGEDEENCESTVPITDQTTDDDSSIQPEYSSLAGTTGSGEAGFKLRIF; encoded by the exons ATGGGAACGCAGATTCCATTACGTTTGTTTCTGCTGTCCAGTTGCATCTGTTTGTTACCGTTTGGGTTAG GTCTACCTTATCCGACGGTGGCTCAATTTCGTTGTGACGAAAATCACACTGTTCCACAATTTTTCCGATGTGACGGCATGGCCGACTGTGTTAACGGCGAAGACGAAGAAAATTGTG GTCTTCCATATCCGACGGTGGCTCAATTTCGCTGTGACGAAAATCACACTGTTCCACAATTTTTCCGATGTGACGGCATGGCCGACTGTGTTAACGGCGAAGACGAAGAAAATTGTG GTCTGCCATATCCGACGGTGGCTCAATTTCGTTGTGACGAAAATATCACTGTTCCACAATCATTCCGATGTGACGGCACGGCCGACTGTGTTAACGGCGAAGACGAAGAAAATTGTG GTCTGCCATGTCGGACGATGGCTTATTTTCGTTGTGACGAAAATATCAATCTTCCACAATTATTCCGATGTGACGGCGTGGCCGACTGTGTTAACGGCGAAGACGAAGAAAATTGTG AATCAACTGTACCGATAACAGATCAGACAACCGACGATGACAGTTCAATCCAACCGGAGTATAGCAGTTTAGCAGGTACGACAGGTAGTGGGGAAGCAGGTTTCAAACTCCGCATATTTTGA
- the LOC139969148 gene encoding uncharacterized protein isoform X2, with protein MGTQIPLRLFLLSSCICLLPFGLGLPYPTVAQFRCDENHTVPQFFRCDGMADCVNGEDEENCGLPYPTVAQFRCDENITVPQSFRCDGTADCVNGEDEENCGLPCRTMAYFRCDENINLPQLFRCDGVADCVNGEDEENCESTVPITDQTTDDDSSIQPEYSSLAGTTGSGEAGFKLRIF; from the exons ATGGGAACGCAGATTCCATTACGTTTGTTTCTGCTGTCCAGTTGCATCTGTTTGTTACCGTTTGGGTTAG GTCTTCCATATCCGACGGTGGCTCAATTTCGCTGTGACGAAAATCACACTGTTCCACAATTTTTCCGATGTGACGGCATGGCCGACTGTGTTAACGGCGAAGACGAAGAAAATTGTG GTCTGCCATATCCGACGGTGGCTCAATTTCGTTGTGACGAAAATATCACTGTTCCACAATCATTCCGATGTGACGGCACGGCCGACTGTGTTAACGGCGAAGACGAAGAAAATTGTG GTCTGCCATGTCGGACGATGGCTTATTTTCGTTGTGACGAAAATATCAATCTTCCACAATTATTCCGATGTGACGGCGTGGCCGACTGTGTTAACGGCGAAGACGAAGAAAATTGTG AATCAACTGTACCGATAACAGATCAGACAACCGACGATGACAGTTCAATCCAACCGGAGTATAGCAGTTTAGCAGGTACGACAGGTAGTGGGGAAGCAGGTTTCAAACTCCGCATATTTTGA